In Zunongwangia profunda SM-A87, the following proteins share a genomic window:
- a CDS encoding carboxypeptidase-like, regulatory region, translated as MQTINKIIVVFIFSCLGSLYGQSGEFVVHGIVQDSITSETIEGASVILKQDTRFLAFGYTDAKGVFELIIPEFQENLVLVANSMGFTKQEIFLLKNKQSYTIKLVPQVESLDEVLLRPDEKIVIKTDTLRYKVSAFTNKTEQTVEDVLRNIPGIEIDGDGNIKAQGQYIKKILIEGDDLANNNYKIISKNLDAQVLDKVEVISNYEENPVLKQFLNSDAKVLNLKLKEDRKTVLFGTNTAGIGNRERSKLESNLGLIKEKIKFLNLGKWNNTGEWADEQLSSYVSENSSGFNDFDKDFSKKLDPQVYLQESTIMLDERNYIQNKSFFDHFLIHKPLSKNTKLRAATSYINEKLDQQFGGNYTYFLDDPITYNEQHDFAGKTRNFRNEIEISSAISKDHYLNFTNVVDLKSYASGTSLQFNNDLIDQDLDTRERNLETDINFSKKIKNGAMIMYGYIAHKKLDEDFTASPVSFLEADRAITGNYKTTLNYQGIEADFIFRKKKWSYSFFGGVQHLDEEFTGTSNEINAEIAIDSLSGGNDSRQLSLRGGLKLAYQMNEKMDMNAKITGDILDYRNSFFKDQYLIYNPELSYRWLKNSFGNFRLSYKFQQDLPRLSSLPSFGVLKSYRSIQYGAQQVELLKSHRYSLSYILNKVKDRFLLSTTLSYVDYQNSFVRQNFIAENYNFSSLFYTNSEDFLNLNAGVTTFIDKLNMTAKLGINQMWFTRPSVLNDQFALIKNKSQNLYLRGTTYFKGNYDFYFQLNYMRNSGEIEGNSTKIENYSASFENVFRINDKFFLNFKNELFLVDDQFFESSLINAEYRPKQSNWTFGFNAQNVFNTQYYRFQNITNFERSELRYKSVERFVLAYAKWRI; from the coding sequence TTGCAGACGATCAATAAAATTATAGTTGTTTTTATTTTCTCTTGTCTGGGGAGTCTTTATGGACAATCTGGTGAATTTGTAGTACATGGAATCGTTCAGGATTCAATAACAAGCGAAACCATCGAGGGCGCTTCTGTAATTTTAAAGCAGGATACCCGTTTTCTAGCTTTTGGCTACACCGATGCAAAAGGTGTTTTTGAACTGATTATTCCAGAATTTCAGGAAAATTTAGTTTTGGTCGCTAACAGCATGGGCTTTACTAAGCAGGAAATTTTTTTGCTTAAAAATAAACAATCTTATACTATAAAATTAGTACCACAGGTAGAAAGCCTGGACGAAGTTTTACTGCGACCAGATGAAAAGATTGTTATTAAAACCGATACGTTGCGTTATAAAGTCAGCGCTTTTACCAATAAAACCGAGCAAACCGTTGAAGATGTTTTGCGCAATATTCCCGGTATCGAAATTGATGGCGATGGAAATATTAAAGCGCAGGGACAGTACATTAAAAAGATCCTGATCGAAGGAGATGATTTAGCCAATAATAATTATAAAATCATTTCAAAAAACCTGGACGCTCAAGTGCTCGATAAAGTTGAGGTAATAAGCAATTATGAAGAAAATCCCGTTTTAAAACAGTTTTTAAATTCAGATGCCAAGGTTTTAAATCTAAAATTAAAGGAAGATCGAAAAACGGTACTTTTTGGAACAAATACTGCCGGGATCGGAAATCGCGAACGCTCAAAGCTAGAGAGTAATCTGGGGCTGATTAAGGAAAAAATAAAATTCCTGAATCTGGGAAAGTGGAACAATACTGGCGAATGGGCAGACGAACAACTTTCTAGTTATGTTTCAGAAAATAGTTCGGGGTTCAATGATTTTGATAAGGATTTTTCAAAAAAATTAGATCCTCAAGTGTATTTACAGGAAAGTACGATTATGCTCGATGAGCGAAATTATATTCAAAATAAAAGTTTTTTCGATCATTTTTTAATTCATAAACCTTTAAGCAAAAACACGAAATTAAGAGCTGCAACTTCGTATATCAATGAAAAGCTCGATCAGCAGTTTGGCGGTAATTATACTTATTTTCTGGATGATCCAATTACCTATAATGAACAACATGATTTTGCAGGAAAAACACGGAATTTTAGAAATGAGATCGAAATTTCGAGTGCGATTTCTAAAGATCATTATTTAAATTTTACAAATGTGGTCGATCTGAAATCTTATGCCTCTGGTACTTCGCTTCAATTTAATAACGATCTGATCGATCAGGATTTGGACACTCGGGAACGAAATCTGGAAACCGATATTAATTTCAGTAAAAAGATTAAAAATGGAGCTATGATCATGTATGGATATATAGCCCACAAAAAATTGGACGAAGATTTTACAGCTTCGCCGGTTTCTTTTCTGGAAGCTGATAGAGCGATAACCGGGAATTATAAAACAACATTAAACTATCAGGGGATTGAGGCCGATTTCATTTTCAGGAAAAAGAAATGGTCGTATAGTTTTTTTGGCGGAGTGCAGCATTTAGACGAAGAATTTACCGGAACATCAAACGAAATAAATGCTGAAATCGCGATCGATAGCTTAAGTGGCGGTAATGATTCGCGGCAGCTAAGTTTAAGGGGCGGGCTAAAGCTCGCTTACCAGATGAATGAAAAAATGGATATGAATGCTAAAATAACAGGAGATATTCTAGATTATAGGAACTCTTTTTTTAAAGACCAATATCTAATCTATAATCCTGAACTTTCGTATCGTTGGTTAAAAAACAGTTTTGGCAATTTCAGACTTTCTTATAAATTTCAGCAGGATTTGCCAAGGCTAAGTTCTTTGCCCAGTTTTGGCGTTTTAAAAAGTTACAGGAGTATTCAATATGGGGCACAGCAAGTAGAACTTCTAAAGAGTCACCGCTATTCGCTTAGCTATATTTTGAATAAAGTAAAAGATCGATTTTTACTGAGTACAACATTGTCTTATGTAGATTATCAAAACAGTTTTGTACGCCAAAATTTTATTGCTGAAAACTATAATTTTTCTTCCTTATTTTACACAAATTCAGAAGACTTTTTAAACCTGAATGCTGGGGTGACCACCTTTATCGATAAGTTGAATATGACCGCCAAACTTGGAATTAACCAAATGTGGTTTACCAGGCCTTCGGTCTTGAATGATCAGTTTGCTTTAATCAAGAATAAATCGCAAAATCTCTATCTGAGGGGAACAACCTATTTTAAAGGGAATTACGATTTTTATTTTCAGCTGAATTATATGAGAAACTCAGGTGAAATTGAAGGAAATTCAACCAAAATTGAAAATTACTCGGCCAGTTTTGAAAATGTTTTTAGAATCAACGATAAGTTTTTTTTGAACTTTAAAAATGAATTATTTCTGGTAGACGATCAGTTTTTTGAAAGTAGCCTAATAAATGCCGAATATCGACCTAAGCAAAGCAATTGGACTTTCGGTTTTAATGCACAAAACGTATTCAACACTCAATATTATCGCTTTCAGAACATCACTAATTTTGAACGATCTGAACTTCGCTACAAAAGTGTAGAGCGATTTGTACTTGCTTATGCGAAATGGAGGATATAA
- a CDS encoding SIR2 family protein codes for MNKKEIELKRVLEIEDPILFLGAGFSLGGKTNQNHPIPNGSQLKEILITQLLKYPIDSENYNDLIKFSLSDVSDFCESEKSKAHLEDFLIEIFKNTEPSEHQKLITKFPWKKIYTTNIDDIIETSYQISKKSLLVQNFKRKSTLDNKGKTELYKLHGCVNNPSEGFTFSSRSYLDSMILNKDYRFNSLSLDMHSESIIFLGHDFNEINIDFYLKLYENSGYQSSKGSLIFINPSPSIILKSKIKKLGATLIEWKTEEFFDFVLRVQENKDSSQTIKQKRTLSRFRFKNLNDLKSQIFPIENYESELYFGYEPTWKDIFDEWDFENSEINNSLKHFDNALKDLQSGLIALYGKGLSGKSSYLLRLGQKLDMEGFEVWSYEGKYFNYFEFFKWIKLNKEQKYFCLLIDDAAHMYKDITRLINLIPNDQRLIVITTSRIPLHIRLRYSIIDFPHIEKFLEPNISKEFATEIERTLDQKGYLGSLKSKNQAERIKYISENNDVLSLLYEITYGKEFRNRLNKELKPLLLQSSSEHDLLSLLAIFEKLDIPTVPKELISLQYGGDSKKVLGEIENFIKYTSNGDISLRSGFYLKSIFESIPKDKIIEILKAILKSISPQLDNRPGNLWNHIEASCIKQKVLRKKLKLSSTQIRNMLYDLKEDLGISFNYWIQLGITEQNSKSFDKALNHFRQAEAIAPSSYMIQNAIGRNFLKQANNMDNKSLALATFEEGEEILLTLINNREEYQVKAFSTHTYLYEKINFLKKFKIKPTNRELKELFKLLKQLIDKDPDDAMSKELSNKFLRYLKSIKKENIMKIGYHDLKMLKSMFSDSEIDFEDVLE; via the coding sequence ATGAATAAAAAAGAAATAGAGCTTAAAAGAGTTTTAGAAATAGAAGATCCAATTTTATTTCTAGGTGCTGGATTCTCATTAGGAGGTAAAACAAATCAGAACCACCCAATTCCTAATGGATCACAACTTAAAGAGATATTAATTACGCAGTTATTAAAGTATCCAATAGACTCAGAAAACTATAATGACCTGATCAAATTTAGTTTATCTGATGTAAGCGATTTCTGTGAAAGTGAAAAAAGTAAGGCTCACCTAGAAGATTTCTTAATCGAGATTTTTAAAAACACTGAGCCATCCGAACATCAAAAATTAATAACCAAATTTCCTTGGAAGAAAATATATACAACTAACATAGATGATATAATCGAAACTAGTTATCAGATTTCCAAGAAAAGTTTGTTAGTTCAAAATTTCAAAAGAAAATCTACTTTAGATAATAAAGGTAAAACTGAACTATATAAGCTTCACGGTTGCGTGAATAATCCAAGTGAAGGGTTTACATTCAGTTCCAGAAGTTATTTGGACTCTATGATTCTAAATAAAGATTACCGTTTCAATAGTCTTTCATTGGATATGCATTCTGAATCAATAATTTTTCTTGGTCATGATTTCAATGAAATCAATATTGATTTTTACTTAAAGCTTTATGAAAATTCCGGATATCAATCTTCTAAGGGCAGCCTCATATTTATAAACCCATCCCCATCAATAATACTGAAGAGTAAGATTAAAAAATTAGGAGCTACTTTAATAGAATGGAAAACCGAAGAATTCTTTGATTTTGTTCTACGAGTACAAGAAAACAAAGATTCGAGCCAGACAATAAAGCAAAAAAGAACATTAAGTAGATTTAGATTCAAAAATCTCAACGATTTAAAGTCTCAAATATTTCCAATAGAAAATTATGAGAGTGAATTGTATTTTGGATATGAACCAACTTGGAAGGATATATTTGATGAATGGGATTTTGAAAATAGTGAAATAAACAACTCATTAAAACATTTCGATAATGCGCTTAAAGATTTGCAGTCTGGCCTTATAGCCCTATATGGAAAAGGGCTTTCAGGAAAAAGTTCCTATCTCCTCAGATTGGGGCAAAAGTTAGATATGGAAGGATTTGAAGTATGGAGTTATGAAGGAAAATATTTCAATTATTTTGAATTTTTTAAATGGATCAAGTTAAATAAGGAACAAAAGTATTTTTGTCTTCTTATTGATGATGCAGCTCATATGTATAAAGACATAACACGTTTAATAAATTTAATACCGAATGACCAAAGATTGATTGTAATTACAACCTCTCGTATACCACTTCACATAAGATTGCGATATAGTATTATTGATTTTCCACATATTGAAAAATTTTTAGAACCAAATATCTCTAAAGAATTTGCTACAGAAATAGAAAGAACATTGGACCAAAAGGGTTATTTGGGCTCACTTAAATCTAAAAATCAAGCTGAAAGAATAAAATATATATCTGAAAATAATGATGTATTAAGCTTATTATATGAGATTACATATGGTAAAGAATTTAGAAATCGATTAAATAAAGAACTTAAACCTCTACTACTACAGAGTAGTTCCGAACATGATTTACTATCATTGTTAGCAATTTTTGAAAAGCTAGATATACCTACGGTCCCAAAAGAATTAATTTCTTTACAATACGGCGGGGATTCAAAAAAGGTTTTAGGTGAAATTGAAAATTTTATAAAATATACATCTAATGGTGATATCAGTTTAAGGTCTGGTTTTTATTTAAAAAGTATTTTTGAATCCATACCAAAAGATAAGATAATAGAAATCTTAAAAGCCATTTTGAAAAGTATTTCTCCGCAATTAGATAACCGGCCAGGTAATTTGTGGAATCATATAGAAGCTTCCTGTATCAAACAAAAAGTTCTTAGAAAAAAATTAAAATTGTCAAGTACTCAAATTAGAAATATGCTGTACGACCTGAAAGAGGATCTCGGTATTAGTTTTAATTATTGGATACAATTGGGTATTACTGAGCAAAATAGTAAAAGCTTCGACAAAGCATTAAACCATTTTCGCCAAGCAGAGGCAATTGCTCCAAGTTCTTATATGATACAAAATGCGATTGGCAGAAATTTTCTGAAACAAGCAAATAATATGGATAATAAATCCCTAGCCTTAGCCACATTTGAAGAGGGTGAAGAAATTTTACTAACTCTAATAAATAATCGAGAGGAGTATCAAGTTAAGGCCTTTTCAACTCATACCTATCTTTATGAAAAAATAAATTTTCTCAAAAAATTTAAAATCAAACCAACTAATAGAGAATTAAAAGAATTGTTCAAGCTTTTAAAACAATTAATTGATAAAGATCCTGATGATGCTATGTCAAAAGAATTGAGCAATAAATTTTTAAGGTATCTGAAATCGATCAAAAAAGAGAACATAATGAAAATAGGATACCATGATTTAAAAATGCTTAAGTCTATGTTTTCAGATTCTGAAATCGATTTTGAAGATGTATTGGAGTAA
- a CDS encoding protein secretion chaperonin — translation MENQNLTWNDFTKVEMRVGTIISAEDFKKVKKPAYQMIIDFGAFGTR, via the coding sequence ATGGAAAATCAAAATTTGACTTGGAATGATTTTACAAAGGTCGAGATGCGTGTAGGTACCATCATATCAGCTGAAGACTTTAAAAAAGTAAAAAAGCCTGCATATCAAATGATAATTGATTTTGGAGCTTTTGGAACAAGATAA
- a CDS encoding GLPGLI family protein has translation MTKKILLLITVFSSLLTQGQNQTGLVYYGEIQSMGAGAPVGPDLNAILVFDNNRSLFITRMDSLEGGHIREQRNFEGTARISRTVTTNEIGFRHLNDFKKGIFTSRDIGFSYVKDRTPKIKWNITSETKAIGKFTANKATAHFRGRDYTAWFTPEIPLPIGPWKLQGLPGLILEAYDTNKEIYWYFKSIEYPTDKSYLLKPIEHDGEWMSTEDFKKDQIKALKSALISGRMSAESANIRGIHVNNTTQNLMLRSYIEGFADDQ, from the coding sequence ATGACAAAAAAAATACTTCTTCTAATTACTGTTTTCTCATCATTACTCACTCAAGGCCAAAACCAAACAGGTTTAGTTTATTACGGAGAAATTCAAAGTATGGGAGCTGGGGCGCCAGTCGGTCCTGATCTAAACGCTATTCTGGTATTTGATAATAATCGTTCTTTATTTATTACAAGGATGGATTCTTTAGAAGGAGGACATATAAGAGAACAACGTAATTTTGAAGGCACTGCAAGAATTTCAAGAACTGTTACTACTAATGAAATAGGCTTTAGACATTTAAATGATTTTAAAAAAGGAATTTTTACTTCAAGAGATATAGGTTTTAGTTATGTAAAAGATCGTACTCCTAAAATCAAATGGAATATTACTTCGGAAACTAAGGCCATCGGGAAGTTTACAGCTAATAAAGCTACCGCTCATTTTAGAGGTCGGGATTATACGGCCTGGTTTACTCCCGAAATTCCGTTACCTATTGGCCCGTGGAAATTGCAAGGCTTGCCCGGTTTAATTCTGGAAGCTTACGATACCAATAAAGAAATTTACTGGTATTTTAAATCTATAGAATATCCTACGGATAAATCATATTTATTAAAACCAATCGAACATGATGGGGAATGGATGAGTACTGAGGATTTTAAAAAAGATCAAATCAAAGCTTTAAAAAGTGCTTTGATTTCAGGTAGAATGAGTGCTGAGAGTGCAAATATACGTGGCATTCATGTAAATAATACAACTCAAAATTTAATGCTAAGAAGTTATATAGAAGGATTTGCAGACGATCAATAA
- the istA gene encoding IS21 family transposase — protein MANTLDPMDLKQIISLHLDGFSNRKIGATLGISRNTVNTYMRLFSVSDYALKELLTLDNATLDKLFPSHSTIDNSRYQELMLYFKELNQARNHPGFTFLYHYQEYVSQSKNPYGYTQFMEHYRRKYAKIKGSMKLEHDPGKELFIDFAGKKLHIIDKQTGELIPVEVFVAILPNSHYTYVEACKSQKRDELINCCRNTLHFYGGVPKAIVSDNLKSAVNRASRYEPEINRSFKDFARHYNCVINPTRGYAPQDKALVENAVNLAYQRIYYPMRKMSFFSIEELNREIKKQLGHYNNLLFSRKESSRRELFQSVEQEYLKPLPETAYELKSYRRAKVQKIGYVYFSPDKSYYSVPYRYIGKETTLHYTRSLVEVYYHYQRIALHQRNPSKGSYNTNKEHLSSTHKYYSDWSPEFFKKKAALHGKHVVDCVEKIITAVDYPEIGYKRAMGLIQLHKSYGSQRLDNACKRALQADAATYQRIKNILKNNLDKSSLFYQDLEENKTHIPKHTNIRGASAYQ, from the coding sequence ATGGCCAACACACTTGATCCAATGGACTTAAAACAGATAATATCCTTACACCTCGATGGGTTTAGTAACCGTAAAATTGGAGCCACCCTTGGGATCTCCCGCAATACGGTAAACACCTATATGCGTTTGTTTAGCGTTAGTGACTATGCTCTTAAAGAGTTGCTGACCCTTGATAATGCAACCTTAGATAAACTTTTTCCCTCCCACAGCACTATTGACAACTCCCGGTATCAAGAGCTGATGCTCTATTTTAAGGAGCTTAACCAAGCCCGTAACCATCCCGGGTTTACCTTTTTATATCATTATCAGGAGTATGTCTCCCAGTCTAAAAACCCATATGGCTATACACAGTTTATGGAGCATTACCGCCGTAAATATGCTAAAATCAAAGGCTCGATGAAGCTTGAGCACGACCCCGGCAAGGAACTCTTCATTGATTTTGCCGGTAAAAAGCTTCACATTATTGACAAACAAACCGGGGAATTAATTCCTGTCGAGGTGTTTGTAGCTATTTTGCCCAACAGTCATTACACCTATGTAGAGGCTTGCAAAAGTCAGAAACGCGATGAGCTGATCAACTGTTGCCGTAACACTTTACACTTTTATGGCGGGGTACCTAAAGCGATTGTCTCTGACAACCTAAAATCAGCTGTTAACCGTGCCAGCAGGTATGAGCCCGAGATCAACCGAAGTTTTAAAGACTTTGCCCGGCATTACAACTGTGTGATCAACCCCACCCGAGGCTATGCTCCACAGGACAAGGCTTTAGTAGAGAATGCCGTAAACCTGGCCTATCAACGGATCTATTATCCTATGCGCAAGATGAGCTTCTTCTCTATAGAAGAACTCAACAGGGAGATAAAAAAGCAGCTGGGGCATTACAACAACTTATTGTTCTCCCGCAAGGAGTCCAGTCGCAGGGAACTGTTCCAATCTGTGGAGCAGGAATACTTGAAGCCCCTTCCAGAGACAGCTTATGAATTAAAAAGCTACCGAAGGGCAAAGGTTCAGAAAATAGGCTATGTGTACTTCTCCCCGGATAAAAGCTATTACAGCGTGCCCTATCGCTACATAGGAAAGGAAACCACCTTGCATTACACCCGTTCTTTAGTTGAAGTGTATTACCACTATCAACGCATCGCCCTGCATCAGCGCAACCCCTCAAAAGGCAGTTATAATACTAACAAAGAACACCTGAGCAGCACCCATAAATACTATAGCGACTGGAGTCCTGAATTCTTTAAAAAGAAAGCAGCCTTGCACGGGAAGCACGTGGTGGATTGTGTCGAAAAAATAATCACTGCGGTAGATTATCCTGAAATAGGGTATAAGCGTGCTATGGGGCTTATTCAGCTCCATAAATCCTACGGCTCCCAGCGGCTGGACAATGCCTGTAAAAGAGCTTTACAAGCAGATGCAGCCACCTATCAGCGCATCAAGAACATCCTGAAAAACAATCTGGACAAGAGCTCCCTGTTCTATCAGGATTTGGAAGAAAATAAAACACATATACCGAAGCATACTAACATACGCGGTGCTTCAGCTTATCAGTAA
- a CDS encoding helix-turn-helix domain-containing protein — protein sequence MSTATKTSHIGRKISRIRELRGMKQETLAAELGISQQSVSSLEQSEHIEDEKLERVAKVLGVSKEAIENFSEESIFHNINNFNDNSVNNGPLNNFHCTFNPLDKVVELYERLVQAEKDKVAYLEKLLEKK from the coding sequence ATGAGCACAGCAACAAAAACCAGTCATATCGGTAGAAAAATCAGCCGAATCAGAGAACTTCGAGGAATGAAGCAAGAAACCCTTGCCGCAGAATTAGGAATCAGCCAACAAAGTGTTTCCAGCTTAGAACAAAGCGAGCATATTGAGGATGAAAAGTTGGAAAGAGTGGCGAAAGTGTTAGGGGTGAGTAAAGAAGCTATTGAGAACTTTTCCGAGGAATCGATTTTTCACAATATTAATAATTTCAACGATAACAGTGTGAATAACGGTCCATTAAATAATTTTCACTGTACGTTTAACCCTTTAGATAAAGTCGTTGAACTTTATGAGCGTTTGGTTCAAGCGGAAAAGGATAAGGTGGCTTATTTGGAGAAATTATTGGAAAAAAAATAG
- a CDS encoding alpha/beta fold hydrolase yields MVRKKISIPFIWLVTVIGSAQSLPSTQYLNVDNEKIAYIEQGEGEIILLLHGWPQTSYTWRKVIPILSKKYRVIALDLPGLGYSDPTTNYDSKFIANKIHHFLTKMEINSFHLVGHDIGAWIATTYSLLYEKNLKTLCLVDAGIPGFIGSDLFSPENADKIWQFYFNQIEDLPEFLIHGKEKAYLKWFFENKSFVKSAINSNDLKIYTDAYKGKEKLKIGFNYYRAFFESSTQNKKLLRKLSIPVLAIGGKQAVGMSLGNSIKKITNNLTNISIDSCGHYIPEEKPDILSYYLMKTIEGVQK; encoded by the coding sequence ATGGTTCGAAAAAAAATATCAATTCCTTTTATATGGTTAGTTACTGTTATTGGGAGCGCTCAATCGCTACCATCTACTCAATATTTGAATGTAGACAATGAAAAGATAGCGTATATAGAACAAGGAGAAGGGGAAATTATATTATTATTACATGGATGGCCACAGACATCGTATACTTGGAGAAAAGTCATTCCAATACTTTCCAAAAAATATAGAGTAATCGCTTTGGACTTACCTGGTCTTGGTTATAGTGATCCTACAACAAATTATGATAGTAAATTTATAGCCAATAAGATTCACCACTTTCTAACTAAGATGGAGATTAATTCCTTTCACTTGGTTGGGCATGATATTGGAGCGTGGATAGCCACTACCTATAGTTTATTATATGAGAAAAATTTGAAAACTCTTTGCTTAGTTGATGCGGGAATTCCTGGCTTCATTGGTTCAGATTTATTTAGCCCTGAGAATGCTGATAAAATTTGGCAATTCTACTTTAATCAAATTGAAGATCTTCCAGAATTTTTAATCCATGGAAAAGAAAAAGCATACCTGAAATGGTTTTTTGAAAATAAATCTTTTGTAAAATCAGCTATTAATTCAAATGATCTTAAAATTTATACTGATGCGTACAAGGGAAAAGAAAAGCTAAAAATTGGATTTAATTATTACAGGGCATTTTTTGAAAGTAGTACTCAAAATAAAAAACTTCTAAGGAAGCTAAGTATTCCAGTCTTAGCAATAGGTGGTAAACAGGCAGTTGGTATGAGCTTAGGAAATTCAATAAAAAAAATAACCAATAACCTAACAAACATTTCTATTGATTCTTGCGGGCACTATATCCCGGAAGAAAAGCCAGATATTCTTTCTTATTATCTTATGAAAACTATAGAGGGTGTTCAAAAATAA
- the istB gene encoding IS21-like element helper ATPase IstB yields the protein MNNNQTIEKLKEMRLGAMAQLHLQHLKDNRIAGITADEYLALLTDHQWEDRHNRKIERLLKQAGFKQQASLADINYSQNRNLDKNMFARLGSLDFITRKENIILTGASGVGKSYLAQALGHQGCMMEYKTIYTNTARLFKKLKLSKVDGTYLKELGKLIKADLLILDDFGLQSFDNHARETLMDIIDDRYNKASTIISSQIPVSAWYDIIGEGTIADAILDRIVNSSHRIDLKGESLRKGALKNQ from the coding sequence ATGAACAACAATCAGACTATTGAAAAATTAAAAGAAATGCGACTAGGGGCTATGGCTCAGCTGCACCTGCAACATCTTAAAGACAACCGCATAGCCGGGATCACTGCCGATGAATATCTGGCATTATTGACCGATCACCAGTGGGAAGACCGACACAACCGTAAGATAGAAAGGCTTTTAAAACAGGCGGGATTTAAACAACAGGCCAGTCTGGCTGACATTAACTACTCCCAGAACCGGAATCTGGATAAGAATATGTTTGCTCGATTAGGCAGTCTGGATTTTATAACCAGAAAAGAAAACATCATCCTTACCGGTGCTTCAGGAGTAGGTAAAAGTTATTTAGCTCAGGCTTTAGGGCATCAGGGGTGTATGATGGAATACAAAACCATATACACAAACACAGCCCGGCTTTTTAAAAAACTAAAACTTAGTAAGGTCGATGGCACCTACCTTAAGGAACTGGGAAAACTCATCAAAGCAGACCTTCTAATCCTCGATGACTTTGGGTTACAGAGTTTTGATAATCACGCAAGGGAAACCCTGATGGATATCATCGATGACCGCTATAATAAAGCTTCCACAATTATATCCTCACAAATACCCGTATCTGCCTGGTACGATATTATTGGGGAGGGGACTATCGCAGATGCAATCTTGGACAGGATTGTAAACTCCTCACACCGTATTGACCTAAAGGGTGAGTCGCTAAGAAAAGGAGCTTTAAAGAACCAGTAA
- a CDS encoding Crp/Fnr family transcriptional regulator, giving the protein MEDFEKYLYDIVKLSDSSVRRILSFVVCKEIKKKEFLIRPGKVGNFIAFVNSGVLRYFIGKDGSEYNIDFHLKFTFASAYSSFLTGKPAIGFLQALEDSQLLILGKESYNELLAENIEAYKFAKFISDDYFLRKCKRQTSLLMDSAKDRYSLLLETYPGIEQKVPQYQIASYLGIKPESLSRIKSLT; this is encoded by the coding sequence ATGGAAGATTTTGAAAAATACCTTTATGATATTGTAAAACTCTCAGATAGTTCTGTACGCCGAATATTAAGCTTTGTAGTTTGTAAGGAAATTAAAAAAAAGGAATTTTTAATCAGACCTGGTAAAGTAGGAAACTTCATCGCTTTTGTAAATAGCGGAGTCCTTAGGTACTTTATCGGAAAAGATGGATCTGAATACAATATAGACTTTCATTTAAAATTCACTTTCGCTAGTGCTTATTCTAGTTTTTTAACAGGAAAGCCAGCTATAGGCTTTTTACAGGCGCTTGAAGATAGCCAATTACTGATTTTAGGTAAAGAAAGTTATAATGAACTTCTTGCTGAAAATATTGAAGCTTATAAATTTGCTAAATTTATTAGTGATGATTACTTCCTTAGAAAATGTAAACGTCAAACCTCTCTTTTAATGGATTCTGCAAAGGACAGGTATTCGCTTTTACTTGAAACTTATCCTGGTATAGAACAAAAGGTACCCCAATATCAAATAGCTTCTTATTTGGGAATCAAACCGGAATCGTTAAGTAGGATCAAATCCTTAACATAG